In the genome of Candoia aspera isolate rCanAsp1 chromosome 1, rCanAsp1.hap2, whole genome shotgun sequence, one region contains:
- the ERG28 gene encoding ergosterol biosynthetic protein 28 homolog — MSRFLNVLRSWLVMVSIIAMGNTVQSFRDHGFLSEKLYTGKPNLVNGLQARTFGIWTLLSSVIRCYCAIDIRNKTLYNITLLTFFIALGHFLSEVFIYGTAAATIGVLAPLMVASFSILGMLIGLQYLEVEATSHNKKQN; from the exons ATGAGCCGGTTCCTGAACGTACTTCGTAGCTGGCTAGTTATGGTGTCCATTATAGCCATGGGGAACACAGTGCAAAGCTTCAGAGACCACGGCTTCCTTTCTGAGAAACTGTACACAGGCAAGCCAAACCTCG TAAATGGTCTCCAAGCTCGAACCTTTGGCATTTGGACCTTATTGTCTTCTGTGATCCGCTGCTACTGTGCCATTGATATCCGCAACAAGAc CCTCTATAACATCACACTTTTGACCTTCTTCATTGCCCTGGGCCACTTCCTCTCTGAGGTGTTTATTTATGGCACAGCAGCTGCAACGATTGGTGTCCTGGCACCCCTAATGGTGGCAA GTTTCTCCATCCTGGGGATGCTGATTGGGCTACAGTATCTGGAGGTAGAAGCCACATCACATAACAAGAAGCAGAATTGA